Proteins encoded together in one Gemmatimonadota bacterium DH-78 window:
- a CDS encoding Ig-like domain-containing protein, which yields MRPRLLALAPSLLLLAACGGDSGTTPPQEEPITSVSVAPARDTILVDESITLQASARSAGGSGVSGATFTWTSTASAVASVDAQGRVTGAAPGTAEIRATTSGVSGVATIVVQPRPVTSITVTTSLDSLRVGEQRSVSATPFDDQGAEADVAVVWSSDDPAVASVETVSGAPGAFEPLALSTGAMITGVAPGSTVIRASVGSVEETIDVVVEAEPVAAVEVALPDLLRPGLGGSASAIARTAAGAEVSGCQLTWSVADETVATIDGAGAVAAVGAGTTDVTADADCGAAGQASGTGSLSVDPSRVVAVSTGRRFGCALVEDASQTTRDLGAVYCWGANQHGQLGIGGFGDRSTPQRISFAGLLGGSASDADPARRAHEVLALGDEHACALDADGAAWCWGDNFNGQIGDGTNTDRPTPVKVTGVPPFQALTAGEEFSCGLTFQGAVWCWGDGSDGQLGNGSTASRTTPVQVAGGFEFTMIRATEDGVCGLVADGTALCWGENDRGAVGDGTSMNRSVPTAVLPPTGASTALAFSWIGSSSDSICGVEQGTGDTWCWGRNEEGQLGIGTTGGLRNRPVRVMGPASPFRVLSTSGDDDGLTICGIQDGGDGLSGPAFCWGDNGFGQLGDGTATDRNVPTPIATTESFVYIHSAQVHSCGVTSEWAVMCWGEDSRGQLGNGGPLSTEREPIFVAFPATAPFAGGGG from the coding sequence ATGCGCCCACGACTTCTCGCCCTCGCCCCGTCTCTCCTGCTCCTCGCCGCCTGCGGTGGGGATTCGGGTACCACGCCCCCGCAGGAAGAGCCGATCACCTCGGTGTCGGTCGCGCCGGCGCGCGACACGATTCTCGTCGACGAGTCGATCACCCTGCAGGCGTCGGCGCGCTCGGCCGGGGGCTCCGGCGTGTCGGGTGCGACCTTCACCTGGACGAGCACCGCGTCGGCGGTGGCCTCGGTCGATGCGCAGGGTCGGGTGACCGGCGCCGCGCCGGGTACGGCCGAGATCCGCGCCACCACTTCGGGCGTGTCGGGTGTCGCCACGATCGTGGTCCAGCCCCGTCCCGTGACCTCGATCACCGTCACCACCTCCCTCGACTCGCTTCGGGTGGGCGAACAGCGGTCGGTGTCGGCCACCCCCTTCGACGACCAGGGGGCCGAGGCCGATGTGGCGGTGGTGTGGTCCTCCGACGATCCTGCGGTCGCGAGTGTCGAGACGGTGAGTGGTGCGCCGGGGGCGTTCGAGCCGCTGGCGCTCTCGACCGGCGCGATGATCACCGGCGTGGCTCCCGGGTCGACGGTGATTCGGGCGTCGGTCGGGTCGGTGGAGGAGACCATCGATGTGGTGGTCGAGGCCGAGCCGGTGGCCGCGGTGGAGGTCGCGTTGCCCGACCTGTTGCGGCCCGGTCTGGGCGGGAGCGCGTCGGCGATCGCCCGCACCGCCGCAGGTGCGGAGGTGTCGGGGTGCCAGCTCACCTGGTCGGTGGCCGATGAGACGGTGGCCACGATCGACGGGGCCGGGGCGGTGGCGGCGGTCGGGGCGGGCACGACCGACGTGACGGCCGATGCCGACTGCGGCGCCGCGGGCCAGGCGTCGGGGACCGGCTCCCTCTCCGTCGATCCGTCGCGGGTCGTGGCGGTGAGCACCGGTCGCCGCTTCGGCTGCGCGCTGGTCGAAGACGCCTCGCAGACCACCCGCGACCTCGGCGCCGTCTACTGCTGGGGAGCGAACCAGCACGGGCAGCTGGGCATCGGCGGCTTCGGTGACCGCTCGACCCCCCAGCGCATCTCGTTCGCCGGGCTGCTCGGAGGGAGCGCGTCGGACGCCGACCCCGCTCGGCGCGCGCACGAGGTGCTGGCGCTCGGCGACGAGCACGCCTGTGCGCTCGACGCCGACGGTGCGGCCTGGTGCTGGGGCGACAACTTCAACGGGCAGATCGGCGACGGTACCAACACCGACCGGCCGACCCCGGTGAAGGTGACCGGGGTGCCCCCCTTCCAGGCCCTCACCGCGGGCGAGGAGTTCAGCTGTGGGCTCACCTTCCAGGGCGCGGTCTGGTGCTGGGGTGACGGCAGCGATGGCCAGCTGGGCAATGGATCGACCGCGAGTCGGACCACCCCGGTGCAGGTCGCGGGGGGCTTCGAGTTCACCATGATCCGCGCGACCGAAGACGGCGTCTGCGGGTTGGTGGCCGACGGAACCGCCCTGTGCTGGGGCGAGAACGACCGCGGAGCCGTGGGCGACGGCACGTCGATGAATCGCTCGGTGCCCACCGCCGTTCTGCCGCCCACCGGCGCGTCTACCGCACTCGCCTTCTCCTGGATCGGGTCGAGCAGCGACAGCATCTGCGGGGTGGAGCAGGGCACCGGAGACACCTGGTGCTGGGGCCGCAACGAAGAGGGGCAGCTCGGCATCGGGACCACCGGCGGACTCCGCAATCGTCCGGTGCGAGTGATGGGGCCCGCCAGCCCCTTCCGGGTGCTCTCGACGAGCGGTGACGACGACGGACTCACGATCTGCGGCATCCAGGACGGCGGCGACGGGCTGTCCGGGCCGGCCTTCTGCTGGGGCGACAACGGCTTCGGCCAGCTCGGCGACGGCACCGCCACCGACCGCAACGTGCCCACACCGATCGCCACTACCGAGAGCTTCGTGTACATCCACTCCGCCCAGGTGCACAGCTGCGGGGTGACGTCGGAATGGGCGGTGATGTGCTGGGGCGAGGACTCGCGCGGGCAGCTGGGCAACGGCGGCCCCCTCTCGACCGAGCGGGAGCCGATCTTCGTGGCCTTCCCCGCCACCGCCCCCTTCGCCGGCGGGGGCGGCTGA
- a CDS encoding DUF2911 domain-containing protein — translation MTSLVRTSLAVAALLAAGPVSGQAIQASQSATVSQWIADAHFEITYDRPVARDREIWGALVPWNEVWTPSANLALQLRVNRGVLLAGQTLPAGAYSVWLEPKAGGAWRLLVHRDLEVAHNVVPSDGWVLEAAIEPRRDADHMEALAAYFSDADYREGALDLHWGTTALRIPIEVPEGG, via the coding sequence ATGACCTCGCTCGTTCGCACGTCTCTCGCCGTGGCCGCTCTGCTCGCGGCCGGACCCGTCTCGGGTCAGGCGATTCAGGCCTCGCAGTCGGCCACCGTGTCGCAGTGGATCGCCGATGCGCACTTCGAGATCACCTACGACCGCCCGGTGGCGCGCGATCGCGAGATCTGGGGAGCGCTCGTGCCCTGGAACGAGGTGTGGACGCCGAGTGCGAATCTCGCCCTGCAGCTGCGCGTGAACCGAGGCGTGCTTCTCGCCGGGCAGACGCTCCCGGCGGGCGCGTACTCGGTGTGGCTCGAGCCGAAGGCGGGCGGCGCGTGGCGGCTGCTCGTGCACCGCGACCTCGAGGTGGCGCACAACGTGGTGCCGTCCGATGGCTGGGTGCTGGAGGCCGCGATCGAACCGCGACGCGACGCCGATCACATGGAGGCGCTCGCCGCCTACTTCTCCGACGCCGACTACCGCGAGGGCGCGCTCGATCTGCACTGGGGCACCACCGCGCTTCGCATTCCGATCGAGGTGCCGGAGGGGGGCTGA
- a CDS encoding succinylglutamate desuccinylase/aspartoacylase family protein: MARKSGSEAHVWGGRPVAPGERLDLTLTASTSYSGTPIELPVQVWRGAKPGPAVFVTGAVHGDEINGTGTVRHIIQEEPFELVAGTLVLVPVVNIPAFEQLSRYSPDRRDLNRSFPGSVDGSLSSRIAHVIFENVIARCDYGIDLHTAAVRRTNYPNVRADMEQEATARLATLFGAELLLNSKGPQGSLRRAALQVGCATITLEAGEVWKVEPAVVEYALRGIRNVLIGLKMVRGEVVKPSFRMVAEDTAWIRANEGGFLRFHVHPGDMVDEGQPLATNTSLAGRDLGVVVAPRDAIVLAMTTLPAVSPGDPVAHLAYSSEAAMRKMERALDKLPEDSLLTRLHDDLATNVMVSELDDTFG, translated from the coding sequence ATGGCGAGAAAGTCGGGCAGCGAAGCACACGTCTGGGGCGGCCGGCCGGTGGCACCGGGTGAGCGCCTCGATCTCACCCTCACCGCCAGTACGAGCTACAGCGGCACGCCGATCGAGTTGCCCGTGCAGGTGTGGCGCGGCGCGAAGCCCGGTCCGGCGGTGTTCGTGACCGGGGCGGTGCACGGCGACGAGATCAACGGCACCGGCACCGTGCGGCACATCATCCAGGAGGAGCCGTTCGAGCTGGTCGCAGGCACCCTGGTGCTGGTGCCCGTGGTCAACATTCCCGCCTTCGAGCAGCTGTCGCGCTACTCGCCCGACCGCCGCGACCTCAACCGGTCGTTTCCCGGCAGCGTGGACGGCAGCCTGAGCAGCCGCATCGCGCACGTGATCTTCGAGAACGTGATCGCGCGGTGCGACTACGGCATCGATCTGCACACCGCCGCCGTGCGGCGCACCAACTACCCGAATGTGCGCGCCGACATGGAGCAGGAGGCCACGGCGCGTCTCGCCACGCTCTTCGGGGCGGAGTTGCTGCTCAATTCGAAGGGACCCCAGGGCAGCCTCCGCCGGGCCGCGCTGCAGGTGGGGTGCGCCACGATCACCCTCGAGGCCGGCGAGGTGTGGAAGGTGGAGCCGGCGGTGGTGGAGTACGCCCTGCGCGGCATCCGCAACGTGCTCATCGGGCTGAAGATGGTGCGGGGCGAGGTGGTGAAGCCCAGCTTTCGCATGGTGGCCGAAGACACCGCCTGGATCCGCGCCAACGAAGGCGGGTTTCTGCGCTTTCACGTGCACCCGGGCGACATGGTGGACGAGGGCCAGCCGCTCGCCACGAACACCAGTCTCGCCGGCCGCGACCTCGGTGTGGTGGTCGCACCCCGCGATGCCATCGTGCTCGCCATGACCACCCTTCCCGCCGTCTCCCCCGGCGATCCGGTGGCGCACCTCGCCTACTCGAGCGAGGCGGCCATGCGGAAGATGGAGCGCGCGCTCGACAAGCTGCCCGAAGACAGCCTGCTGACCCGGCTGCACGACGATCTCGCCACCAACGTGATGGTGTCGGAGTTGGACGACACCTTCGGGTGA
- the rimK gene encoding 30S ribosomal protein S6--L-glutamate ligase, with the protein MKLAILSRAPHAYSTRRLLEAAESRGHDARVLDTLKFSIELEPGSPALWYRGRRLPHYDAILPRIGASITNYGTAVVRQFEQMDVYTPSSSHGIANSRDKLRAHQILSRHDIGMPHTAFVNQRKDVLPAIARVGGAPVIIKLLEGTQGVGVILAETEKMAESIIETLQKAEKNVLIQKFVGESAGRDIRAFVVGDRVVASMRRTAQGDEFRSNVHRGGLTQAIDLEPAFRDTAIRAAQIMGLKVAGVDMLEGADGPQVMEVNSSPGLQGIETATQLDVAGAIIDYMERQVSFPELDVRQRLSVSASYGVTELHLGQQSQLVGASIADSGLRDRDIVVLTLHRGTTVIPNPRDSRVLEEDDRLLCFGKLESMRDLVPARRGRRRAVRPLDTEVDTESED; encoded by the coding sequence ATGAAGCTCGCGATCCTGTCGCGGGCTCCGCACGCCTACAGCACCCGCCGCCTGCTCGAGGCGGCGGAGTCGCGCGGCCACGACGCCCGCGTGCTCGACACCCTCAAGTTCTCGATCGAGTTGGAGCCGGGCTCCCCCGCGCTGTGGTACCGAGGCCGGCGACTGCCGCACTACGACGCGATCCTGCCGCGGATCGGGGCCTCGATCACGAACTACGGCACCGCCGTCGTCCGGCAGTTCGAGCAGATGGACGTGTACACGCCCAGCTCGTCGCACGGCATCGCCAACTCCCGCGACAAGCTGCGGGCGCACCAGATCCTGAGTCGCCACGACATCGGCATGCCGCACACGGCCTTCGTGAATCAGCGCAAGGACGTGCTGCCGGCGATCGCCCGGGTGGGAGGCGCCCCGGTGATCATCAAGCTGCTCGAGGGCACGCAGGGGGTGGGGGTGATCCTGGCCGAGACGGAGAAGATGGCCGAGTCGATCATCGAGACGCTGCAGAAGGCCGAGAAGAACGTGCTGATCCAGAAGTTCGTGGGCGAGAGTGCGGGCCGGGACATTCGCGCTTTCGTGGTGGGCGATCGGGTTGTGGCCTCGATGCGGCGCACCGCGCAGGGCGACGAGTTCCGCAGCAACGTGCACCGGGGCGGGCTCACCCAGGCCATCGATCTCGAGCCGGCCTTTCGCGACACCGCGATCCGCGCGGCGCAGATCATGGGACTGAAGGTTGCCGGCGTCGACATGCTCGAAGGAGCCGACGGGCCGCAGGTGATGGAGGTGAACTCTTCGCCCGGTCTCCAGGGCATCGAGACGGCCACTCAGCTCGATGTGGCGGGTGCCATCATCGACTACATGGAGCGCCAGGTGAGCTTTCCGGAGCTCGACGTGCGCCAGCGGCTGTCGGTGAGTGCGAGCTACGGCGTGACCGAGCTGCACCTGGGGCAGCAGTCGCAGCTGGTCGGCGCGTCGATCGCCGACTCGGGGCTGCGCGATCGCGACATCGTGGTGCTCACCCTGCATCGGGGCACCACCGTGATCCCCAATCCCCGCGACTCCCGTGTGCTCGAGGAAGACGACCGGCTGCTCTGTTTCGGCAAGCTGGAGTCGATGCGCGATCTCGTGCCCGCCCGACGCGGGCGTCGCCGCGCGGTGCGGCCGCTCGACACCGAAGTGGACACCGAGAGCGAGGACTGA
- a CDS encoding ATP-dependent zinc protease — MRTRREPLPVIGWREWVALPDLGVEAIKVKVDTGARTSSLHAPGMEFFEREGEDWVRFVVHPQRDRSPEAVAVEAPIADRRAVRNSGGQEEMRPVIVTDVELHGRRWPIEVTLTRRDSMGFRMLLGRQAIRKRFTVDPGVSFRAGRRPSR; from the coding sequence ATGAGAACACGTCGCGAGCCCCTCCCGGTCATCGGGTGGCGGGAGTGGGTGGCACTCCCCGATCTGGGAGTCGAAGCCATCAAGGTCAAGGTCGACACCGGTGCCCGCACCTCGTCGCTCCACGCCCCGGGCATGGAGTTTTTCGAGCGAGAGGGCGAGGACTGGGTCCGTTTCGTCGTGCATCCGCAACGCGATCGGTCCCCCGAGGCGGTTGCCGTCGAGGCCCCGATCGCGGATCGTCGGGCAGTGCGCAACTCCGGTGGACAGGAGGAGATGCGGCCGGTGATCGTGACCGACGTCGAACTCCACGGACGGCGCTGGCCGATCGAAGTCACCCTCACCCGTCGCGATTCGATGGGCTTTCGCATGCTCCTCGGGCGCCAGGCCATTCGCAAGCGATTCACCGTCGACCCCGGAGTGTCGTTCCGGGCTGGTCGCCGGCCCTCTCGGTAA
- a CDS encoding creatininase family protein, producing the protein MNVRTAAAALLLSAVSAGSLAAQELPSVFIEELTWTEIAGAIENGTTTVIIPTAGTEQNGPHMVMGKHKFIVNHASRLIAEQLGNALVAPVVTYVPEGAIDPPSGHMRMAGSISLPDEYFKKLVEYGARSLRVHGFTDILLIGDSGGNQRGMEEVANALNQEWRGSGVRVHFIGDYYSANGFREWVAEQGHPASEIGSHAGILDTSILMSVAPEHIRMDERAPGGGFEGSGVSGDPTKASAEYGAVGMQMSVDAALAQIRELIGGN; encoded by the coding sequence ATGAACGTACGCACCGCCGCCGCCGCACTCCTCCTGAGTGCCGTCTCCGCCGGATCGCTGGCCGCGCAGGAGCTGCCCTCGGTCTTCATCGAAGAGCTCACCTGGACCGAGATCGCGGGGGCGATCGAGAACGGGACCACCACGGTGATCATCCCCACCGCAGGCACCGAACAGAACGGCCCTCACATGGTGATGGGGAAGCACAAGTTCATCGTGAACCACGCCTCGCGCCTGATCGCCGAGCAGCTCGGCAACGCGCTCGTGGCGCCGGTCGTGACCTACGTGCCCGAAGGCGCCATCGATCCGCCCTCGGGGCACATGCGCATGGCCGGCTCGATCTCGCTGCCCGACGAGTACTTCAAGAAGCTCGTGGAGTACGGGGCCCGCAGCCTGCGGGTGCACGGCTTCACCGACATCCTCCTGATCGGCGACAGCGGGGGCAACCAGCGGGGCATGGAAGAGGTGGCCAACGCGCTGAACCAGGAGTGGCGGGGCTCGGGCGTGCGCGTGCACTTCATCGGCGACTACTACTCCGCCAACGGCTTTCGGGAGTGGGTGGCCGAGCAGGGTCACCCCGCGAGTGAGATCGGCAGCCACGCGGGCATTCTCGACACATCGATCCTGATGTCGGTGGCCCCCGAGCACATCCGCATGGACGAGCGCGCGCCGGGCGGAGGCTTCGAGGGGAGCGGGGTGTCGGGCGACCCCACGAAGGCATCGGCGGAGTACGGCGCAGTGGGCATGCAGATGAGCGTCGACGCCGCGCTGGCGCAGATCCGCGAGCTGATCGGGGGGAACTGA
- a CDS encoding alpha-hydroxy acid oxidase: MAGGEFDALEARARERLPRSVYDYYAGGADDEVTVAANRAAWGEITFRPRVLVDVSAADPSVELLGTRLPSPVIVAPTAFHKLAHPDGEAATARGAAGRLMISSSLSTVAVDQVVAAASGPVWLQLYVFRDRGISEALVRRAEAAGCTGLVLTVDVPVAGNRRRDDHNGFALPDSIEMANFTGLLQSGMPDGGGSGLVRYVGAQFDASLDWSAVSWLKSVTRLPVIVKGIQHPDDGRRAVDAGADAIVVSNHGGRQLDGAEPTAWLLPDVVGAVEGRMPVLVDGGLRSGGDVARALALGARAILVGRPVLWGLAAGGEDGVRGVLDDLDAEFVRTMSLLGCRTAVELGPDVLTP; the protein is encoded by the coding sequence ATGGCGGGCGGGGAGTTCGACGCGCTCGAGGCCCGGGCGCGCGAGCGGCTGCCCCGCTCCGTGTACGACTACTACGCGGGCGGCGCCGACGACGAAGTGACCGTGGCGGCGAACCGCGCCGCCTGGGGCGAGATCACCTTCCGGCCGCGGGTGCTCGTCGACGTGTCGGCCGCCGATCCCTCGGTCGAGCTCCTCGGCACGCGGCTGCCCTCGCCGGTGATCGTGGCCCCCACCGCCTTCCACAAGCTGGCCCACCCCGACGGGGAAGCCGCCACCGCGCGGGGTGCCGCCGGCCGGCTGATGATCTCGTCGTCGCTGTCGACCGTGGCGGTCGACCAGGTGGTGGCGGCGGCCTCGGGACCGGTGTGGCTGCAGCTCTACGTGTTTCGCGACCGGGGCATCTCGGAGGCGCTCGTGCGACGGGCGGAGGCCGCGGGGTGCACGGGGCTGGTGCTGACCGTCGACGTGCCGGTGGCCGGCAACCGGCGACGCGACGACCACAACGGGTTCGCGCTGCCCGACTCGATCGAGATGGCCAACTTCACCGGGCTGCTCCAGTCCGGAATGCCCGACGGGGGCGGCTCGGGCCTCGTGCGCTACGTGGGCGCGCAGTTCGACGCCTCGCTCGACTGGTCGGCGGTGTCGTGGCTGAAGAGCGTGACCCGACTGCCGGTGATCGTGAAGGGCATCCAGCACCCCGACGACGGGCGGCGCGCGGTCGATGCCGGGGCCGACGCGATCGTCGTATCGAACCATGGCGGCCGCCAGCTCGACGGCGCCGAGCCCACCGCCTGGCTGCTGCCCGATGTGGTGGGCGCGGTGGAGGGGCGCATGCCCGTGCTCGTGGATGGGGGACTCCGGAGCGGCGGCGATGTGGCGCGTGCGCTCGCGCTGGGCGCGCGGGCGATCCTAGTGGGTCGGCCGGTACTCTGGGGACTCGCCGCCGGCGGAGAGGACGGGGTGCGCGGCGTGCTCGACGATCTGGACGCCGAGTTCGTGCGCACGATGTCGCTGCTGGGGTGCCGGACGGCGGTCGAACTCGGGCCGGATGTGCTGACGCCGTAG
- a CDS encoding sodium:solute symporter family protein, with the protein MTLQTLDWAVVALYGVVVLAVGLAFTRRAGRDANEYFLAGRRLPWWVLGTSMVATTFSTDTPNLVTDIVRTNGVSGNWVWWAFVLTGMLTVFFYAKLWRRSGVTTDVEFYELRYSGGLAAFLRGFRALYLGLFFNVMIMATVTLAAIKIGGVLLGVSPVTVVLVAGTVTLLYSATSGLWGVVATDLLLFVVAIVGAVAAAVVAVGLPEVGGLGPLLAHPNVQGSLSFLPDFSDWSTAAAVFVIPIAVQWWSTWYPGSEPGGGGYAAQRMLAAKDEGHALKAVLWFNAAHYGIRPWPWILVALASLVVFPDLESIQAAFPSIDPAILGHDLAYPAMLSFLPTGLLGLVVASLAAAYMSTISTHLNWGSSYVVEDVYRRFVRSDADERHYVTVARLTTVVLTVVMGVVALWLETALQAFQILLQIGAGTGLVFLLRWFWWRVNAWSELSAMVISFAVAVWFEFAHVPLGLPEYDPSTRLVIGVVVTTIGWIAVTFLTPPTDEATLRAFHARMRPVGSGWRAVVGDQPAPEGESVGAAALAWFLGCVAVYGALFATGYALYGSGVAALVVGSVAAGAAFGVLRLLPKVGLR; encoded by the coding sequence GTGACGTTGCAGACTCTCGACTGGGCGGTCGTGGCGCTCTACGGCGTCGTCGTGCTGGCGGTCGGCCTCGCCTTCACCCGCCGCGCGGGTCGCGATGCCAACGAGTACTTCCTGGCCGGCCGCCGCCTGCCGTGGTGGGTGCTGGGCACCTCGATGGTGGCCACCACCTTCAGCACCGACACGCCCAACCTCGTGACCGACATCGTCCGCACGAACGGGGTGAGCGGCAACTGGGTGTGGTGGGCCTTCGTGCTGACCGGCATGCTGACGGTGTTCTTCTACGCCAAGCTGTGGCGGCGGTCGGGCGTGACCACCGACGTGGAGTTCTACGAGCTCCGCTACTCGGGCGGTCTCGCCGCCTTCCTGCGCGGATTCCGGGCGCTCTATCTCGGCCTGTTCTTCAACGTGATGATCATGGCCACGGTCACCCTGGCCGCGATCAAGATCGGCGGTGTGCTGCTCGGGGTCTCTCCCGTGACGGTGGTCCTCGTGGCCGGTACCGTCACGCTGCTGTACTCCGCCACATCAGGTCTCTGGGGGGTGGTGGCCACCGACCTGCTGCTCTTCGTGGTGGCCATCGTGGGTGCCGTGGCGGCGGCGGTGGTGGCGGTGGGGTTGCCCGAAGTGGGTGGGCTCGGCCCGCTGTTGGCGCATCCGAACGTGCAGGGCAGCCTGTCGTTTCTGCCCGACTTCAGCGACTGGAGTACGGCGGCTGCGGTGTTCGTGATTCCGATCGCGGTGCAGTGGTGGAGCACCTGGTATCCCGGCTCGGAGCCCGGCGGCGGGGGGTACGCCGCCCAGCGGATGCTCGCCGCGAAGGACGAGGGACACGCCCTGAAGGCCGTGCTCTGGTTCAACGCCGCCCACTACGGTATTCGCCCCTGGCCCTGGATTCTGGTCGCCCTCGCCTCGCTGGTGGTGTTTCCCGACCTCGAGTCGATCCAGGCCGCCTTCCCCTCGATCGACCCGGCGATTCTCGGCCACGACCTGGCCTATCCGGCCATGCTCTCGTTCCTACCCACCGGGCTGCTCGGCCTGGTGGTGGCCTCGCTGGCCGCCGCCTACATGTCGACCATCTCCACGCACCTGAACTGGGGATCGTCGTACGTGGTGGAAGACGTCTACCGTCGCTTCGTGCGGTCCGACGCCGACGAGCGCCACTACGTGACGGTGGCGCGGCTCACGACGGTCGTGCTGACGGTGGTGATGGGCGTGGTGGCACTGTGGTTGGAGACGGCGCTTCAGGCCTTTCAGATCCTGCTCCAGATCGGCGCGGGTACCGGCCTCGTCTTCCTGCTCCGGTGGTTCTGGTGGCGGGTGAACGCCTGGAGCGAACTCAGCGCGATGGTGATCTCCTTCGCGGTGGCCGTCTGGTTCGAGTTCGCCCACGTGCCGCTGGGGCTGCCCGAGTACGACCCCTCCACCCGGCTCGTGATCGGCGTGGTGGTGACCACGATCGGGTGGATCGCCGTGACCTTCCTGACGCCGCCCACGGATGAAGCGACGCTGCGCGCCTTCCATGCACGCATGCGTCCGGTCGGGAGCGGCTGGCGGGCGGTGGTGGGCGATCAGCCAGCGCCCGAGGGCGAGAGCGTGGGCGCCGCGGCGCTGGCCTGGTTTCTGGGCTGCGTGGCGGTGTACGGCGCGCTGTTCGCCACCGGCTACGCGCTGTACGGGAGCGGGGTGGCGGCGCTCGTGGTGGGATCGGTGGCCGCCGGGGCGGCCTTCGGGGTGCTGCGGCTGCTGCCGAAGGTGGGGCTTCGGTAG
- a CDS encoding NTP transferase domain-containing protein, translating into MNANPPSLVLLAGGLGSRFGGAKQVEPVGPGGEPLGAYTAFDGLRAGFGEVVLLTRPGEEPGVRAVFEGALGADAPLRTVPQRFALPDGVRAPATRDRPWGTGHALLAAAAATPGRIGVANADDGYGRGAMIALHRALASAADGDAVLVTYPLASVLSPHGGVSRGWVRTGASGAEVVEVHDLERRSAGEGASGRTETGDAVVLPLDTPVSMNLWGLTPGAVAALRDEWARFVGDLDRHPGGPDRAEFQLSTALTALARRGRLRIVPQEGGSVWFGITWPDDLARVREAVEALHRSGAYPVPLAAVPPFTRSSP; encoded by the coding sequence ATGAATGCGAACCCGCCGTCGCTCGTGCTGCTGGCCGGCGGACTCGGCAGTCGCTTCGGCGGCGCGAAGCAGGTCGAGCCCGTGGGTCCGGGTGGGGAGCCCCTCGGCGCCTATACCGCCTTCGACGGCCTGCGGGCGGGGTTCGGCGAGGTGGTGCTGCTGACGCGTCCCGGGGAGGAGCCGGGGGTCCGCGCGGTGTTCGAGGGCGCGCTCGGGGCCGACGCTCCCCTGCGGACCGTGCCGCAGCGGTTCGCGCTGCCCGACGGCGTTCGTGCACCGGCCACGCGCGATCGGCCGTGGGGCACGGGCCACGCGTTGCTCGCAGCCGCTGCGGCCACGCCGGGCCGGATCGGGGTGGCCAACGCCGACGACGGATACGGCCGTGGGGCGATGATCGCACTGCATCGCGCGCTGGCGTCCGCGGCGGACGGCGATGCCGTGCTCGTGACCTATCCGCTCGCGTCGGTGCTCTCACCCCACGGTGGCGTGTCGCGAGGGTGGGTGCGGACCGGGGCGTCCGGCGCCGAAGTGGTGGAGGTGCACGATCTCGAGCGCCGGTCGGCAGGCGAGGGGGCGAGCGGGCGAACCGAGACGGGAGACGCGGTGGTACTGCCGCTCGATACCCCCGTGTCGATGAACCTCTGGGGGCTGACCCCGGGTGCGGTCGCGGCCCTGCGCGACGAGTGGGCGCGCTTCGTGGGCGATCTCGACCGGCACCCCGGGGGGCCCGACCGCGCGGAGTTTCAGCTGAGCACCGCGCTCACTGCACTCGCCCGTCGCGGGCGTTTGCGAATCGTGCCGCAGGAGGGTGGCAGCGTGTGGTTCGGCATCACCTGGCCCGACGATCTCGCGCGGGTGCGCGAGGCGGTGGAGGCGCTGCATCGCTCCGGGGCGTATCCTGTGCCCCTGGCGGCAGTCCCACCCTTCACGCGGAGCAGCCCGTGA
- a CDS encoding cytochrome C oxidase subunit IV family protein, with protein sequence MSSHADAHGHGEGGHASVGFYWLIGIILAVLTALEVAAYYMHETLGSLEVPILLGLSVAKFILVVMFFMHLKFDSKLFAWVFLAGLVLAVFVVSFLMTLYHVVPGWTAAVTGVA encoded by the coding sequence ATGTCGAGTCACGCTGACGCACACGGACACGGTGAGGGCGGACACGCCTCGGTGGGCTTCTACTGGCTCATCGGCATCATCCTCGCGGTGTTGACCGCCCTCGAGGTGGCTGCCTACTACATGCACGAGACGCTGGGCTCGCTCGAGGTGCCGATTCTGCTCGGTCTCTCGGTGGCCAAGTTCATTCTCGTGGTCATGTTCTTCATGCACCTGAAGTTCGATTCGAAGCTCTTCGCCTGGGTCTTCCTGGCCGGACTGGTGCTCGCGGTGTTCGTGGTGAGCTTCCTGATGACGCTCTACCACGTGGTGCCGGGCTGGACCGCTGCGGTCACGGGAGTGGCCTGA